TACTTCTGATGGACGAAAGAAATGCTATTGCCAATCAAAGAAGGTTGAGTTCTACCATCAGCAGTACGGCCGAAAAGCGCTATGAGGAATTTTCCATTCACCACCCTCAGTTCATTCAACGGTTCCCGCAGCACATCATTGCTTCTTACTTGGGTATTACTAAGGAAACTTTAAGCAGGGTAAGGAAACAGTCTGTCCGCTAACTCATTTAACTTTTGTTTTTTCCGAAACGTTGATTATTATCAACGTTTTTTTTTATCAAACCTCATCGTCAGGCAGCCTGTTTCTGTTGCAATTTTGTATTGTCAAATCAATAAAGATTAAAACAAAATTTAAAGACAATGGAAACTACCAATTCAAAAAATAGCAGTGCCGTACAACTTCTGCGCAACAGTTTAGATACTTTTTTAGCCAAGGATATGAAAGGCTGGTCCGAGCTTTGTGCTGAGGACATAGTGGCCGAATTCCCATTTGCCCCGGAAGGTTCACAGGCCAGGTTTGAGGGCAAAGAAGCACTTTATGCTTATCTGAAGGACTATCCAAGTTATATCGATGTAAAATCATTGCCAACTTTAAAAATCTATGGAACTGATGATGTGAACGTTGCGGTTGCAGAGTGGAGCGCTTCGGGTGTGGTCATAGGCAATGGTAATCCCTATGAAATGAGCTATGCCACTTTCGTGACCTTCCGTGACGGCCTTATTGTGAACTACCGTGAATACTGGAACCCACAGGCCTTTCAAAAAGCGATGAGCGGTGGAAGTTTTGCTGAATAAGTGATATCAACTAACTGACAGAAATCGTTGATGTCTGTTAACGGTTTCTGTTTATATAATGAAGTAAATCCACAATCAATTAACAAATTGATTGTGGATTTACTTCATTTTGCCATAGCTTCCAGCACAAGTAACAGTGTTTTGCCTTTTTCAGACAAATAATATTCTACCTGTAGAGGAACAATTTCTTTTGCCTTCCCGAACACCATGCTATCATAATATTCAATATTTTTCAAATTAATCGCAAATCCGTTGACATTTATCAACGGATTTTTTTATCATAACTCATCGTTTCGGGCCTTGATAAGGGCGCATCTTTACAAAATCAAACAACTAAAATTGAAACAGGAAAATGAAAACAAATAAAATTATTTATTGGACGACTACAGGGATTATTACGTTAATGATGCTATTCAGCGCATTCGGCTACTTCACCAATCCCGATATGAAAGCGGCATTCGTCCATTTGGGCTTTCCAGATTATTTCCGGATTGAGCTGGGTATTTTAAAAGTAGTGGGCGCCTTGGCCCTGATCCTTCCAATGGTTCCAGAAAAGGCAAAGTCATTTGCCTATTTCGGTTTTGTCCTTACCTTCATTTCAGCATTTATAGCCCATATTGCCAGTGGAGACCCTATTTCTGTAGCCGTTATGCCGATCATCTTTCTGGTGATCTTATTGGTTTCCTATGTGTTCTATCGTAAAGTAAAAGCATAATTTTTTGAGCATGAAAAAGGCAACCAGCTTTTCGACAAAGGGCAGCTCCACCTCCGTTGGCCCTTTAAAGATCCAACGAATGCTACCGAACCGTTATGCAGGTCAGGTTGGGCCGTTTGTGTTCCTTGATTACGTAGCGCCAGCGATAAAGAACGAAATCACAAAAAAGGGGATGGGTGCGCATCCACATCGGGGCATTGCCACCTTGACCTATATCCTGCAAGGTGAAGTGGAACATTTTGACAGCGCGGGTAATGGCGGTAAAATCTTTTCGGGCGGTGCACAATGGATGAAGGCTGGTAACGGAATTATCCATGACGAAAATTTCAATTATGATAGCCAGACAGATAGCAAATACATCCAGGGCTTCCAGTTTTGGATCAACCTGCCGGCAAAAAACAAAGCCGAAAAGCCCGAGCACATTGCCATTCAGGCCAATGAAATTCCACAAATAGCGTTGGAAGATGAAAGTGGCTGGCTAAAAATAATTGTAGGCAATTACGAAGGATTGAGTTCGAAAATCCCAAATTATGCGGAGCAGTTTCTCTACCACGTCCAACTGAAGGCAGGAAAGCAGTTTCTGTTAGAAATAGCAGATAAAATCGAAGTGGCTGCATTTCTGCCTACAGCAGGTGCGCAATTGAATAACGCCGAATTTCAAAAGGGAGAATTTATAGAATTTGATAAGAATGCAGGCGAAATCGAGCTAAGAAATACTTTTGGGCAGCCTATCGATATCATCCTTTTTGGAGGAGAGGCTTATACAGAACCCATTGTTGCAGAAGGTCCTTTTGTAATGAATACGAAAGAGGAAATTATTGGTGCCTATCATGATTTTTATGCTGGGAAATACGGCGAGATCAATTTAACAGCATAGACGAACATTAGGGTTTTTTAAACCGCAACGACTTAATAAAAATGATTAACATATCTTAAGCATGAAACTTTTACAAACAAATAAATTAGGAAACCTACCGCTGAAAAATAGTGTGGCCATGGCCCCAATGACTCGTGCCCGTGCAGAAGGCAACGGAACGGTAAACGAATCTACCGTTACTTACTATACACAGAGAGCAAGTGCAGGTTTAATCATTTCAGAGGGCATCAATATTTCTGAACAGGCCGTTGGTAGCCCCTACACGCCAGGGATTTATACGAAAGAACAAATTGAAAGCTGGAAAAAAGTCACTGATTCCGTTCATGGAAAAGGCGGTAAGATTTTTGCCCAGCTTTGGCATACAGGTCGTGTTTCGCATTCAGTAGATAAAAATGGGGTATTGCCAGTTGCGCCGTCAGCGTTGGCCATTGTAGGACAGCAGCATTTTTCTTCGCAAGGACCTAAAGATTACGAAGTACCAAGAGCCCTGGAAACCGCGGAAGTAAAACGGGTGGTTCAAGATTATAAACAGGCAGCCATTAACGCCATTGAAGCAGGTTTTGACGGCGTTGAACTGCACGCAGCAACAGGATATTTGCCCAATCAGTTTTTGGCAGAAAGTTCAAATATCCGTACAGACGAATACGGTGGCAACATTGAAAACCGCAGCCGTTTTATCCTGGAAGTAATGGAGGCAATAACAGCTGCTGTTGGCGAAGGAAAAGCGGGAATCAAGTTATCGCCAAGCATTCCGTACAATAGCATTATAGAAAGCGATCCGATTGCAGCCTATTCTTATGTGATAAAAGAATTAGACAAGTTGCCTTTGGCATACATCCAATTGATGAACCCGTTATTTCTGCCCGAAGAAGGGTTTGGGCAATATCCAAAAGACGTAATGGGAACATTTGGAATTTTAACCCAGCATACGGTAATTGCCAACGTTGGATATACAAGAGAAACTGCCGAAGCCGAATTGCAAAAAGGCATTGCCAAAATCATTTCTTTCGGTGTTCCGTTTATTGCCAATCCAGACCTTATAAAACGATTTGAACTAAACGCTGAACTTAACCAGCCCGACCGTTCTACCTTCTACGGCGGCAATGAAAAAGGATATATCGATTATCCGTTTTTAGATCAATCAGTTGTCTAAAATGAAAATCTTACACATCATATCAAGCCCGAGGGGCGAAGCTTCGCAAACCATTCAACTAAGTGAGGCTATCATTCAAAAATTACAAGCTAAAAATAGCAATGCATTTGTTACTGTTCGAAATCTTACCACAGATCCGTTGCCTTATATTGCAGGTCATCATATCCAATCATTTAATACGCCAGCGGAAAACCGTTCCGAAGAACAGTTGGAAGCCATTAAGCTTTCGGATGAACTGCTTGCTGAAGTAAAAAATGCAGCTATAATTGTAATCGGAGCCCCAATGTACAATTTTGGGATTCCTGCTTTCTTGAAAAGCTGGATAGACCATTTGGCAAGAGCTGGCGTTTCTTTTACCTATACAGCTGATGGCCCTGTTGCTTAATCAAAGGAAAAAAAGTTTATTTGGCTATTGGAACAGGTGGTGTTTATAGCGAAGGAGACTATTCATTCCCAGTCAGCTTAATTACAAAGTATTTAAATTAAAATCCGTTGACATTTGTCAATAGATTTTTTTATCGTTTGTCATCTCTTTAAGCTTTTCATCTAAGGTAATTTTGGAGTATTAAATCATTAAAATTTAAAGATATGTCATCGCAAAATTCAACCACAAAAAGATATGATTTTATCATTGTAGGAGGCGGTTCTGCAGGAGCGGTAATGGCTTCACGTTTGAGCGAAAATAAAAGCAAAAATATTTTATTAATAGAAGGTGGAAACGCTTATCAGTCTTGGGATTATCCAAGTGCAATCTACAGCGCCAACAGTCCTGGGGGAGATGCAGCACACAATTGGGGCTTCCAATCGGAACCAACCCCTTATGGCAACAAAATAGACTTGCCAAGAGGAAAAGTATTGGGTGGAAGTTCGGCCATCAACGGAGCGGTTGCCTTGCGGGCAAGACCAGAAGATTTTAAGAAATGGAATCTTCAGGGCTGGTCTTATGAAGAAATGCTTCCTTATTTTAAGAAATTAGAATCAAGCGATTCAGGCGATAAAGAACTTCACGGGTTTGATGGGCCTTTGCCCGTTCGCCAATTGTTACGAAGCGATTTAACTTCGGTTCAAAGAGCATTTGTAGATGCAACAGTTAATATTGGTTACAAACTTATCGAAGATTTTGATAGCAAAGATGCCAATGGTGTAGGCCCTTACCGAATGAACGTAGTAAACGGCGTTCGTGTAAACACAGGAATGGCCTATCTGCCCAATGAGGTGCGCAAACGTGAAAACCTGACTATTTTACCTCAGTCTATTGCTGACCGTGTTTTGTTCCAGGGTAAAAAAGCAATAGGCATTTTGCTCGCAAACGGAGAAGAGTTTTTTGCTAATGAAATCATCCTTTCGGGAGGTACTTATGGAAGTGCAGCTATCTTACTTAGGTCTGGTATTGGAACAAAGGCTGATTTGGAACAATTATCAATACCTGTTGTCGCCAATCTGCCTGTTGGAAAAAATGTGAAAGACCATCCTTTTCACTATGCAGCTTTTGCGCTGAATAAAGAAATGGTTGAAAGCAAAACACCTCCAATTGCTGCTAAGTTATGGACTTCAGCGTTTGATACGGATGAACTGGATATTCATATTACAGCTACCCATCTTTTTCCAGATGAATACAGTCCCACACAAAGCGGATTTGTTTTAGGAGTAGCAGTGACCACGCCCAATTCAAAAGGAAAAGTTTGGATAGAAACAACCGATCCAAACGTAAATCCAAAAGTTGACCTTAATTTCCTCGATGATAAGGAAGATGCCAGAAGAATGATCGAGGGCGCCAAGATTGCAAGACGTATTGCTGCCACTGCTCCTTTTTCTGAATTTATCCATTCCGAAATCGCCCCGGGTATTGCAGTGCAAACAGATGAGGATCTGGAAGTGGCCATCAAACAGCATATAGCAAGCTATGCACACCCTACAAGTAGCGCTCCAATGGGAGAATCCAGTTCGAAAGAAGCCGTAGTGGATTTAGAAGGCAGGGTGCATCAGGTAGAATCTCTTCGCGTAGTGGATGCCTCTATTTTTCCGGATATCATTTCAGCAGCTACCAACATCACTGTAATTGCGGTTGCAGAAAAAATAGCCGATAAAATCTTGAAATAACATGGGAAATACCAATTTTGATAAAAACGCAAGCACTTCCTTACCTCAAGGTTATAAAATGGATAGGGAGGTTAGTGAGGCCATGGGGAATTTTATGGCACAGCACCCGCTAGGGGCATTTCCTGAAAAGCGCGACTGGCTAGAGCTGAGAGATACTTTAAATGAGTTTTATGCCAATCCAAGTCAGCAATTTCCTGTTCATCCCGAGGTTAACAAAAGAGATTTTACTATCAAGACAAGAGATGGGAAAGAGAAATTACCCGGGTTGGACGGCATCACTTGGCGCAGAAAGAGGTGGCAATAACAACTCGGCAATAGCGGCACCTGGCCGTCTTACACAGTTCGAAGGCTTGGCACCGGCTTTTATTTCGGTTGGTGATTTGGATATTTTCCGAAACGAAAGCTTGGATTATGCCGGAAAATTGGCAAAAGCAGGCGTTCCGATTGAGTTCCATTTACATGCGGGAGTACCGCATGGCTTTGATTCTATTGCGCCCGATGCCGCCATATCCAAAAGAGCTATGGCAGATTACGTTCGTGTAATCAACTCCGTTTAAAGTATAATTTATAAAAATTGATAAATAAAATAATTATGTCACACTCCCAACAAAAAGTAGCGCTCATTACAGGAGCTGCCACAGGAATAGGAAAGGCAATTGCTATCCGTTTGGCCAAAGACGGAATCGCCATAGCCGTTAATTATATAGGTGACCCAACATTGGCGATAGGGGTGGTCAAAGAAATAAAAGATG
The nucleotide sequence above comes from Pedobacter sp. MC2016-14. Encoded proteins:
- a CDS encoding nuclear transport factor 2 family protein — encoded protein: METTNSKNSSAVQLLRNSLDTFLAKDMKGWSELCAEDIVAEFPFAPEGSQARFEGKEALYAYLKDYPSYIDVKSLPTLKIYGTDDVNVAVAEWSASGVVIGNGNPYEMSYATFVTFRDGLIVNYREYWNPQAFQKAMSGGSFAE
- a CDS encoding winged helix-turn-helix transcriptional regulator → MINVNGFAINLKNIEYYDSMVFGKAKEIVPLQVEYYLSEKGKTLLLVLEAMAK
- a CDS encoding DoxX family protein, with product MKTNKIIYWTTTGIITLMMLFSAFGYFTNPDMKAAFVHLGFPDYFRIELGILKVVGALALILPMVPEKAKSFAYFGFVLTFISAFIAHIASGDPISVAVMPIIFLVILLVSYVFYRKVKA
- a CDS encoding pirin family protein, whose amino-acid sequence is MKKATSFSTKGSSTSVGPLKIQRMLPNRYAGQVGPFVFLDYVAPAIKNEITKKGMGAHPHRGIATLTYILQGEVEHFDSAGNGGKIFSGGAQWMKAGNGIIHDENFNYDSQTDSKYIQGFQFWINLPAKNKAEKPEHIAIQANEIPQIALEDESGWLKIIVGNYEGLSSKIPNYAEQFLYHVQLKAGKQFLLEIADKIEVAAFLPTAGAQLNNAEFQKGEFIEFDKNAGEIELRNTFGQPIDIILFGGEAYTEPIVAEGPFVMNTKEEIIGAYHDFYAGKYGEINLTA
- a CDS encoding alkene reductase — its product is MKLLQTNKLGNLPLKNSVAMAPMTRARAEGNGTVNESTVTYYTQRASAGLIISEGINISEQAVGSPYTPGIYTKEQIESWKKVTDSVHGKGGKIFAQLWHTGRVSHSVDKNGVLPVAPSALAIVGQQHFSSQGPKDYEVPRALETAEVKRVVQDYKQAAINAIEAGFDGVELHAATGYLPNQFLAESSNIRTDEYGGNIENRSRFILEVMEAITAAVGEGKAGIKLSPSIPYNSIIESDPIAAYSYVIKELDKLPLAYIQLMNPLFLPEEGFGQYPKDVMGTFGILTQHTVIANVGYTRETAEAELQKGIAKIISFGVPFIANPDLIKRFELNAELNQPDRSTFYGGNEKGYIDYPFLDQSVV
- a CDS encoding FMN-dependent NADH-azoreductase, coding for MKILHIISSPRGEASQTIQLSEAIIQKLQAKNSNAFVTVRNLTTDPLPYIAGHHIQSFNTPAENRSEEQLEAIKLSDELLAEVKNAAIIVIGAPMYNFGIPAFLKSWIDHLARAGVSFTYTADGPVA
- a CDS encoding GMC family oxidoreductase — protein: MSSQNSTTKRYDFIIVGGGSAGAVMASRLSENKSKNILLIEGGNAYQSWDYPSAIYSANSPGGDAAHNWGFQSEPTPYGNKIDLPRGKVLGGSSAINGAVALRARPEDFKKWNLQGWSYEEMLPYFKKLESSDSGDKELHGFDGPLPVRQLLRSDLTSVQRAFVDATVNIGYKLIEDFDSKDANGVGPYRMNVVNGVRVNTGMAYLPNEVRKRENLTILPQSIADRVLFQGKKAIGILLANGEEFFANEIILSGGTYGSAAILLRSGIGTKADLEQLSIPVVANLPVGKNVKDHPFHYAAFALNKEMVESKTPPIAAKLWTSAFDTDELDIHITATHLFPDEYSPTQSGFVLGVAVTTPNSKGKVWIETTDPNVNPKVDLNFLDDKEDARRMIEGAKIARRIAATAPFSEFIHSEIAPGIAVQTDEDLEVAIKQHIASYAHPTSSAPMGESSSKEAVVDLEGRVHQVESLRVVDASIFPDIISAATNITVIAVAEKIADKILK
- a CDS encoding alpha/beta hydrolase fold domain-containing protein, producing the protein MGKRNYPGWTASLGAERGGNNNSAIAAPGRLTQFEGLAPAFISVGDLDIFRNESLDYAGKLAKAGVPIEFHLHAGVPHGFDSIAPDAAISKRAMADYVRVINSV